Part of the Sulfurimonas denitrificans DSM 1251 genome is shown below.
AACTCATCTTCAAAGCCATAAGCACCGCCTATGAAAAATTTAACCGCAATTTTACCATCTAATAGCTTACTAAATTCATAACTATCAATTAATTTTCCATCAGGGTGTAATATTACGTTAAAACTCTTAACTACATGTGGCGCAAAAAGTTTTGAATAAGCCTCTCTTGAGGCTTCTGGGGAGATGGTGTGTGCTTTTGTTACATCTTTATTAAATAATTCTATATCTTCTATTTTTGCAAAGCGAGAAATCATCTTTGATAGCTCTTTACAAAGAGGATCGTAGATAGATCTCTCTTTTTTTGCAATTGATAGAATTTCTATATTCACTAAAGCAATCCACTCCCAACTACATGATACGTTACATGTGAGAATTTATCACTCTCTTTTACACCGCCAATTGCGGCTACATAATGTTTTGAGAGTGATGCAAGAGAGTCTAGTTTTTCACCAAGAACTGTTGTTACATTATTTTTTGTATCTGTATTTCTATATGCACCCAAACCAATGTAGTTTAAATCCATCTGATTAGCTTCTAAAATCTCTTTTTCATTATGAGTTGAAATGCCTAAAATCTTATCTTTTTTAATAACTTCTCTGATAATTTTTACTGCAGCAAAGATATCTTTATCTATTGCCATTAAATCCTCTTGCCCAACATGAACTCCATCACAAAACTCTATAAGTTCATAAGCATCATTGACGATTAAAAAGCCATCATACATTTTTCTGATTTTAATAAGTTGCTGTTTTATAAATGCAATGTCTGCATTTTTATTTCGATATTGGATAATTTCTGCATTTTTCTCTTTTGCAGTAGAGATAAAATCTTCAAGAGAGAGACCTTTTTTATCTAAAAGGTCTTGATCGCAAAGAGCATAAAGTCGCATTACGCAACTTTAAAGAGTGTTAACATGTCTGAGAGTGTTTTTTTAAGGTCATTTCTATTTACAATCATATCAATAGAACCTTTTTCAAGCAGAAATTCTGCACGTTGAAAACCATCTGGAAGAGCCGAACCAATTGTCTGTTCTATAACTCTTTGTCCAGCGAAACCAACTAATGCACCTGGCTCTGCTATGATAATATCCCCCAATGTGGCAAAAGAGGCACTAACACCTCCCATTGTAGGATCTGTTAATACTGAGATATAAAGAAGTTTGTGTTGTGCCAATTTTGCTAAAGCTGCTGAAGTTTTACTCATCTGAAGCAGTGAGAAAGTGCTCTCTTGCATTCTAGCTCCACCACTTGCGCTAAGTATAATCAACCCTTGTCTCTTCTCAATAGCGCGGTTAACCGCACGAACTATTTTCTCTCCCTCAACAGAGCCAAGCGAGCCACCCATAAATGCGAAGTCAAATATAACCATTTGAGCACTTACACCATTCATTTTACACTCACCGCTTACCACAGATGAATTTTTGCCAGTTTTTGAATAAGCCTCTTCAAGTCTTTTTTTATATGATATTTTATCTGTAAAATTGAGTGGATCAATAGGCTTTAAGTTATCATCATACTCTACAAAAGTACCCTCATCTGCTAAGAGCTCTATTCTCTCTTTTACACCTATTCTGATGTGATAACCACATTTTGGACATACATGCTTTTGATTCTCTACCTCTTTGTAGTACATAAGAGATTGACATGATTTACACTTTACCCAATGCGCTGGCGCCTCACTTTTAACAGGTTGGTTTTTATCTGTGTTTCTAGAAAAAAAGCTAAGTAAATTCAAAAAAAATCCTTCAATATATAATGGCGGAAATTATATCAAAATAATACTTGTTTTCCATAAAATTTAAAAAATGGAATGCTTCTATTTGTTACAAATATGAGCAATTTTTTCTACATCTACTAATATTAGATGTAGAAAAGTAACACTATTTAAGAATCACTTTTAGCATACTTCTTGCGGCTTCACGACCATCATATGCTGCACTTACAACCAAATCAGCACCCCTATAACAGTCGCCACCTGCATATATTCCAGCTGTGCTTGTCTCATGAGTCTCTTCATTAATAATTATTCCGCCCCATTTGTTTGTCTCTATTCCGTTTTCTGCTAAAAATGATGGAACTTCTGGATCAAAACCTAGAGACATAATGAAAACATCAGCATTTACTCTAAACTCACTTCCTCTTATCTCTTCTATTTTTTGACGTCCGTTTTCATCTTTTACTCCTAAAGTTGTTTTT
Proteins encoded:
- a CDS encoding thiamine phosphate synthase, translating into MRLYALCDQDLLDKKGLSLEDFISTAKEKNAEIIQYRNKNADIAFIKQQLIKIRKMYDGFLIVNDAYELIEFCDGVHVGQEDLMAIDKDIFAAVKIIREVIKKDKILGISTHNEKEILEANQMDLNYIGLGAYRNTDTKNNVTTVLGEKLDSLASLSKHYVAAIGGVKESDKFSHVTYHVVGSGLL
- the accD gene encoding acetyl-CoA carboxylase, carboxyltransferase subunit beta — translated: MNLLSFFSRNTDKNQPVKSEAPAHWVKCKSCQSLMYYKEVENQKHVCPKCGYHIRIGVKERIELLADEGTFVEYDDNLKPIDPLNFTDKISYKKRLEEAYSKTGKNSSVVSGECKMNGVSAQMVIFDFAFMGGSLGSVEGEKIVRAVNRAIEKRQGLIILSASGGARMQESTFSLLQMSKTSAALAKLAQHKLLYISVLTDPTMGGVSASFATLGDIIIAEPGALVGFAGQRVIEQTIGSALPDGFQRAEFLLEKGSIDMIVNRNDLKKTLSDMLTLFKVA
- a CDS encoding 23S rRNA (pseudouridine(1915)-N(3))-methyltransferase RlmH, whose product is MNIEILSIAKKERSIYDPLCKELSKMISRFAKIEDIELFNKDVTKAHTISPEASREAYSKLFAPHVVKSFNVILHPDGKLIDSYEFSKLLDGKIAVKFFIGGAYGFEDEFLKKGDSIISLGNITMSHKIAKVVLLEQIYRGFSILSNHPYHK